The segment cgtacgcaacattttttgtaacttaaaataaatgtcaaCATTAGTACTACCTGATATTTTTCTTGAttaatataatcatattaaTGATTTAAAACTTCTCGCCTAAGTTACGCCTGACAGTTTATATTAGCAATGAAACCTCGATAAACAATTACGAGTTGACAATGACAGCCCACTGACTTTGGAAAAGTCTGTAATATAATAACAATGTTGCATTTCGCAATCATGCTGACCGTGAAATAACCAGGAAGATATATAAAATAGACAAACTAAGTGCGATCATTATTCATCGCGCGAGTTGTTAAGATATAAAGACAAACATCATTATTCAAGTTGTTAGAGTAAATTATTTTTCCTTCTTGCCTAACAGAGTACACAAATATATGCAGAGGACGCGCGTCTTCGCTTTATCAGTTACCAAAACTTCACACTTACCAACGTACCGACTTGTTTTTATCTTATCCGGAACAACTTTGTTTACATTTCCAACAAAACGCTGAAACGTGACTCGCTTACCTGTGGCTGTGGTACCTTATCGTAGTTAACAGGCAATAAAATCGAAAATATACAGTCTACGTAAATTCCTCGACTGCCAGTGTGGACatgttaaaataataaatcacgAAGTGTGACCACCGCAAAAAGCATCCaccaataaaattaagaaagcttgtttaaatcatttaaggCTCAACAAATGAAATGACGATTGGCTtaaatgtatacatacatacataagcaAAGTGTGACATTGTGGATCGCGCATCGTtgcaattataaataaaatgtatgcTCTTCCATTCACACTCTCAAAAACCGAGCGCACACAAACACAAGCGGGACACTCACACCAGCTACCTCACGCACACAGTGACGACTCACTCACACAGACGTGCTCTGGGAATGCACGCGGGGCGGTGCGGTGACTGCACTTGGCGCTTACAATAaacacaaacaaacaaaacgTTATAAACTAGCAAAACATAACCAAACGCTTCGCATATTTAAGTATAGTAAGACAACTCATACATTATTacgtaatataataaatatgttatatttttaatttccgtaaattaaaataaataattaaaagtaGTCACCTAATAAAATATTCGTGATTATTATCACCACAATTTTTcctatttcaaaaaaatcgaGCAGGTGCTAAGTCGCTCAACGGCTTTGTTTTGTAGTCACCTTTACAAACGACATATTGTTGATGGCTGCCTGCCTCTATACAAAAccaataagtaaataataataagcgaCCTGGCAACGAGATTGTGTGAACAGTGAACAGGAAGTCTACATTAAGGGTAGCAAAATTGTGAGACATTTTAACTGAATTTTGTACGTTCATtaacggatttttttttaaatagtaagAACAAAATGAAATTATGAAATTTCTGTGATAGTTTTATGCTAACAAGATTTGAATCATGATTTGTAGCGGTTCGTAAGTGATCGTGGGAAAAAACGTCAGTCCTGAACGGGCGAGGCGTTGGGGGCGGATGCGTGCACTGTAACCAAAGTCTAATTGAAAAAGGACTTAAGAGTGTACGAGCTCCATACTACCTTATCACTACTGTCTTATAGACGTTCGGAATGCTTAGCACCACGTGCCCAATAGAGTCGAACGGATTCTTTTGTACGCTTTTTTTTTCGAGCATTTGATTCCTCAACAGCCATGACAATAAAAGAAAGAAGGTAGACGTGGGTATGCATCTGTGTGAACTATGGGTATTAGATGGATATGTGTGTCGAGAAAATGATATACTAAATTATATATTAAACCATtgctaaaaaaccggccaagagcgtgtcgggccacgcgcagtgtagggttccgtagtttttcgtatttttctcaaaaactactgaacctatcaagttcaaaacaattttcctagaaagtctttataaagttctactttggtgatttttttcatattttttaaaaacgatcttagtaaacccttattcatttttaaatacctatccaaaaatatatcacacgttggggttggaatgaaaaaaaatatcagcccccactttacatgtagggggggtaccctaataaaacatgtttttccattttttatttttgcactttgttggcgtgattgatatacatattggtaccaaatttcagctttctagtgcttacggttactgagattatctgcggacggacggacggacggacggacagacagacatggcgaaactataagggttcctagttgactacggaaccctaaaaacctgcAAGTATTCACTGCATTTAATGTCTTTGTAAAACACTAGTTCAAAGTTGTAAGTCAAATTTTCCATTAATTCGATGTTTCGGTGTAATATCATCAGaaacaaacaaattattatCAGCGTCGTCGTAATAAAGCCCCACATTGACGTGACCGGGCCCACTTACCCCAAGCGGGCTGCGGCCCGACCCTTCGCTTATTGTACCGTATTTACCCCGGAACGCTCCTCCATTTATAACCCTCGGAATCCGCTCCTTGAAGCATGATTCATTCTCTCCCGAGCCCTAACCCGGCTTCAATTGACGAGAATGAGACAGAAATCGAAATATTCTTACCAAAATGTGCCATTTTCAGACAGATGTAATCATCCAATGATTTGTCACTGTTTGTTATTCAAGCCATTTTTATATGTAAAGCGGCATTGCGAGTTTAATGAAATATGAATCAAATTCTCCAATAGTTACGAGTATGAACGAAAACGAGGAGCATAATTAATTTCGAATTACCGTACGTCAGTTGTTTGTAAACAACATGACTGTCCGACTCCGAGCTATGTTGTTACAAAGACATGTTTGGAGATAAAAAGCCAATCATAAAATTCGTTTAAACGGTAATTGAACCTTAACACAGACTGTCGCATTTGTTCAATACGTCAATAGTTAATGCCAGCAATGTGCGCGCAAGCCACAATGTGAAGTGGTATTTAACAGGGGTGACCAACTGGCGTCGAAACGGGGGCTCGCCACGGCTTCACGCCGCCATGATAGTAATCTATACGCGGCTCACAATTAATGCCTTATTTAACACTCCACTTTTAATAAAAATCATGTTACATAAATGATAAATGAAAACCGTAACAGTTACCAATTTAAGTTGCCAATAACAGAGGAACAACAGTAAATTACTGAACAATGTCAatcttttataataatttgaagCAATTGGATTCAATACATGATTATCGCCACTGCCAATTAACTAGGAATCCGACACGTCTGCGCAACGATCTAAAATTAACTGCAGCCTATGTATCAAAATACCTACGCGTTACTCACACATCTCTCAATACTATGCCAAACACCTTCTAGTTTCTCGAAATAGCGACATAGCCACTCCTTCATATTGATTTATCTAAACTAAACGGCTCGTGTATCGAAGAACAGCTCGCCAACGTTAACGAAATACTGCTAGCTAATCTATAAAAGTATCTCACTAAGCTCCAGTTAAATTCAAGTCCTTCAGAGTACATTTGAAACCAGACGGATCGTCACAGCGCTCTTGCAAAACGGTTATAAAAAAATGAGTTCCAAGAATTGTCTCAAAAGAAATGCCCGAAACGACCGAGCCGCTCGCATTCAAGATCCCAAATATTTTGAGCAGACCGTAAGTGATTATTCGGATGTGGTACCACCTAACAAAAAGTGCACCAGGATACAGAACTGAACACGTATTTTTTTGTAGGCTACACATTTTGGTCGGCAAAAGAAAAAAGCCAGACAAAACTATAAAAAGAAGTGTAAGGTCGAGCCGAGTTTACCTAAGGAAGGACCCTTGTAAATCATCTACAGACTCGATGAATAGACCCAACGACTTGAGCGCTGTTGACTCGTGTGTTTATTGGTTGTCGCTCATTCCAATGACTCTACTAAGCATCTGTTAAGCTATTTACAATTATACTTAAGTAGGAGTTGTGGAAAACCAACAAAGGCTTGCGGCGATTTATAGTCGACGAAATGACTTATTTAGTTACTAATAAACTCATCTCGTGAACATTAACACTTCACAACAATCACAACTGAAACAAACGAAAATATCATGTTTGACATGACAGCTTGACGATTTCGGTACTCAGTTTGCTTACATGTGTGTGTTTACGCACTCAttagaataattttataatagcAACACAAAGAGGCAATATTGTTGTGCACTACTACACAGAGATGCGGTGTAACAATAGGTAGCCCGTGCGAGTGTTTGTCGTGCATTTGTCGAGAATTATTAGGAAGGGCTCCGGGAAGGCTCGGGAATTCGCCCCAAAAGCAGTTCACATGAATCGAGCTCCCACTCCGGCGCTATACAAAAAATCAAACACATCCCGAGAGAAACACAGGGGTAACAACGCGTCACTATACGtccatattgattttttctCTCATTGttcgtaaaataataaaatctcagcatgtattaaaaaaagatCTTGCGTCAATAGGATTTGGGTTTAATATTGAATCTAagtttattaataatcataGCGTTAACGTGTGGAATGTTCGGCTCTGCAAGGCCGCTTGCAATAGAAACTACGCGTATCGTGAGTGAAATAAAGTAAGCTGGACCGATTTCACATtttaataagtacctatgcGCGTTCTTGACGAGGTATTGTTAGTTTATTGTTCAATTGCCTAATGATTTCTGAATGTATCAATTTTAAactcaattttaatatttattattttgtttatcagCAGCTATGGGTGCGCCGGCGGTTCGGGCGCGATGAGCGGCGGGGGCGAGAACGCGCAGTTCGGCGCCACCGCCGCAATGGTCGCCGCGGCCACCACGGCCGCGATGCAGGACTCGCAGCCATTCTCGCAGGTAACAAAACACCCTTCGCCTAATATAAATCAAATCACATTCGTTACACCTATCCATAAATACATCTTCACATTTTTTGTTCATCTGCCCGATATTAAAGAAAATTTTATCCATTTCAGATGCAAAACATGACTATGGGCAACCCCCAATATAACGCGATGAACGGCTACGGTCAGCAGCGCAGCCACAACCCCGGTATGACCGGGATGGGCATGGGCAGCAACGGTGGCATGAACGGCATGACCGGCATGGGCCAGATGGGAAACGCCGGCATGAATGGCATGAACCCGATGGCACAAATGGCCAATATGGGCATGCACGCTAATATGATGTCCTCGCAAATGGGACCTGGGCAGATGGCCGGTTCAGCGAAGATGGGGCCCCAGTATCAAAGGCGGCATACGCCATATCCCCAAGGGCCGATGCTTATGAACCAACGCAAGCAGCAATACATGGGTGGGCAGCCTACGTTTGGGCCCGGGCAATATCCGGCAGGATATGGAGGCCGGCCGGGCTTCCAAGGCCAATATCCCCCTCAACAGCCCCTAGGACCGAGTGGGAATTTTGCAGCGGGTATGAGAGGAGGCATGAGGCAGACGACGCCGCCTTACTCTAACCAGGGGCAATATTTCAACGGTGGTGTTCCTAACCAATTTCCGCAGCACCAGGGTGGCAATAGCCAGTATGGTCAATACAGCGGTCAGTTTGCGCAGGAAGTTGCGATGAGAACTAACATGAGCTATCAGCACAGTCCTGTCCCCGGGAACCCAACGCCACCTTTAACGCCGGCCAGCAGTATGCCGCCATACATAAGTCCGAATTCGGCTGGTGAAGGAAAACCCCACTTTAATGAGCTCAAGCAACCTATGGGCATGCAAAGTACGTATCCTAATTAGTCAGTttaaatagttttatattacttttattaaaatattttaaaacttgtTCTAATACAGTTCTTTATTTTTCAGATGACGAGCTCCGGTTAACATTCCCTGTAAGAGATGGTATTATATTACCACCATTTAGATTAGAACATAATTTAGCAGTTAGCAATCATGTATTCCAATTGAAAGCCACGGTCCATTCAACGTTAATATGGAGGTAAATATCATTCGCATTCATTTCGtctatttaaaattacaataaacttTTGAGAAAAAAGCTTCACGTCAATGTTTCTATTTCAGATCGGATCTTGAGTTACAACTAAAATGCTTCCACCACGAAGATAGGCAGATGAACACGAACTGGCCGGCGAGTGTTCAAGTTTCCGTCAACGCAACGCCTTTAGTTATAGATAGAGGAGAGAACAAAACATCACACAAACCGCTGTACCTGAAAGAAGTTTGCCAGCCTGGCAGAAACACGATACAGATAACTGTGTCCGCCTGCTGTTGTGTAAGTGTCTTCATTATTGAAAACCGAGCAAACATTTGCCTTTTATTCGTGAAACACTTGTGCCAATACGGTCTATTCAACACACGTCTATCCATAACTCGCAAATAATTTGGAACCAATAATCATTTGCGTCTTTTTCTTTCAGTCGCATCTGTTCGTATTACAATTAGTCCACCGGCCGAGTGTCAGGAGTGTCCTCCAAGGCCTACTACGAAAACGATTGCTTACTGCCGACCACTGCATCGCCAAAATCAAGATGAACTTCAACCAATCGCCAGCAAATAGCAACAATGTCTCCAACAATCCGAACGACAGGGACAGTGTAGAACAAACAGCCTTAAAAGTCTCCCTAAAATGTCCAATCACGTTCAAGAAGATTACGCTACCTGCGCGAGGGCATGAATGTAAACACATACAGTGTTTCGATCTGGAATCTTATCTACAACTTAACTGCGAAAGAGGGTCGTGGAGATGTCCTGTTTGCAAGTAAGTTAACTTTGATACTTATCTTTTTCGTTGgttataactattttttttatattttaaaaataactcaCACAACTTCACAACCTCGCAATATAACCTGAATTAATGCATTTTCAGTAAACCGGCACAATTAGAAGGCTTAGAAGTTGACCAGTACATGTGGGGGATCCTGAATACGGCAAACAATTCAGACGTTGATGAGGTCACCATTGATGCTGGAGCAAATTGGAAGCCTGCGAAAATCCCTGCTAATGCTGGAATAAAGGTAAGAAATCATTCAAACCCATGaacattatatatttttatatcttcAACATACAAGTGAggtatttaagtttatttatcctataataatattaacacgTCTCATAATTTTCAGGATGAAGATAGCAATGACAACAGCATGGGCAAGCGAGGAAAAGCAGTGTCGCCGGGTTCAATGAACATGCCCACAATGAACAACTGGGACCAAGCATTATCGCCGTACTTACCTCCAGATATGAACACGATCGCTAGCGGCTCCATGATCTCCTCCTACAACCAGAGCACGCAGAACCGGAACGCCAACGGCAATCCCAACTACGATTTCGGGATGAGCAACGGCCCTGGAAGCAACGAGTTTGCTG is part of the Leguminivora glycinivorella isolate SPB_JAAS2020 chromosome 3, LegGlyc_1.1, whole genome shotgun sequence genome and harbors:
- the LOC125224644 gene encoding zinc finger MIZ domain-containing protein 1, translating into MKRRRRPSAAECRVPRRRHTSEGRGGAPLIAASWQRRAGWERPAPHPLTVAGSPVGCPLADRTANSTGSVGYAGSASFGAAVDKHNPLQANIGYRVNAPSSYGCAGGSGAMSGGGENAQFGATAAMVAAATTAAMQDSQPFSQMQNMTMGNPQYNAMNGYGQQRSHNPGMTGMGMGSNGGMNGMTGMGQMGNAGMNGMNPMAQMANMGMHANMMSSQMGPGQMAGSAKMGPQYQRRHTPYPQGPMLMNQRKQQYMGGQPTFGPGQYPAGYGGRPGFQGQYPPQQPLGPSGNFAAGMRGGMRQTTPPYSNQGQYFNGGVPNQFPQHQGGNSQYGQYSGQFAQEVAMRTNMSYQHSPVPGNPTPPLTPASSMPPYISPNSAGEGKPHFNELKQPMGMQNDELRLTFPVRDGIILPPFRLEHNLAVSNHVFQLKATVHSTLIWRSDLELQLKCFHHEDRQMNTNWPASVQVSVNATPLVIDRGENKTSHKPLYLKEVCQPGRNTIQITVSACCCSHLFVLQLVHRPSVRSVLQGLLRKRLLTADHCIAKIKMNFNQSPANSNNVSNNPNDRDSVEQTALKVSLKCPITFKKITLPARGHECKHIQCFDLESYLQLNCERGSWRCPVCNKPAQLEGLEVDQYMWGILNTANNSDVDEVTIDAGANWKPAKIPANAGIKDEDSNDNSMGKRGKAVSPGSMNMPTMNNWDQALSPYLPPDMNTIASGSMISSYNQSTQNRNANGNPNYDFGMSNGPGSNEFAGNGPLSHLNDSVNSLDPLNAMEKSLNDQMPHTPHTPHTPGSAHTPGGGGGAHTPGSSHTPGPPSVGHHSLTDVDIPSDLNFDPAAVIDGEGTENLNLLPETSVDPMELLSYLDAPALGELLATPPSSSSSAGSHPPRVPSSDDLLALFE